The Bradyrhizobium ottawaense genome window below encodes:
- a CDS encoding TonB-dependent siderophore receptor, translating into MKSDVPILETPQSVSVVSRDQLDARSVTTLVEGLQHVAGLAIQPGGKDPRFDNVFIRGFDNNGYGAYRDGLREMGDPNFLSLFRNEPYGFERIDVIKGPSSVMYGQGAPGGLVDVISKRPPEKAFGEIVGQFGNYDRFQGAFDFGGPATKDGTLLYRLTGVFRDSDAQIANFSNYVKDNRTYIAPAVTWKPTNDTTLTILADYTRDLTGNAFPLSMAHVSGGKITGITALPLFLGDPSYNKFDQEQERVGYQFEHRFSNNLVFESKARYGHTELDYRYLTFIGSPLDTTTVFPRRAVRIQEQVESLSTDNHLISKFSTGPLQHTVVSGVDYLTFNMTDRTYSGAAPPLSKLNPVYDQAVVVPTALTTPSTNQTIDQVGVYVQDQMKIQNWIFTLGGRYDASEQNTYALATNKTTDTKDTAFTKRGAVSYVFDSGVAPYYSYSESFLPTPNTNFAGNPFKPTMAQQHEVGVKYQPSRNLLMTVAIYDLTRQNSLTSDPSHLGFSVQLGEVNSRGIEFETLAQIMPGLNFVATYTNQDVRVTQSTGTDLGKVPTLVARQLASAYVDYTIQGGTWDGWGLGGGIRYNGPTFADTTNTIVNEGYVVLDAGLHYRQPKGVNLALNVKNIADRVTLACTTNGGCQYTSPRTITGTVSYRW; encoded by the coding sequence ATGAAGTCCGACGTCCCGATCCTCGAGACGCCTCAATCCGTCTCCGTCGTCAGTCGCGATCAGCTCGATGCCCGCTCCGTCACGACACTGGTCGAAGGATTGCAGCATGTCGCAGGTCTCGCCATTCAGCCGGGCGGTAAGGACCCGCGCTTCGACAATGTCTTCATCCGCGGCTTCGACAACAACGGCTACGGCGCATATCGCGACGGGCTTCGCGAGATGGGCGATCCCAACTTCCTCTCGCTGTTCCGCAACGAGCCCTATGGTTTCGAGCGCATCGACGTCATCAAGGGGCCGAGCTCGGTCATGTATGGACAGGGCGCGCCGGGCGGACTTGTCGATGTCATCAGCAAGCGGCCGCCCGAAAAGGCCTTCGGTGAGATTGTCGGGCAGTTCGGCAACTACGACCGGTTTCAGGGTGCCTTCGACTTCGGTGGTCCTGCCACCAAGGACGGCACGCTGCTCTACCGGCTGACCGGTGTGTTCAGGGATTCCGATGCGCAGATCGCCAACTTCTCGAACTACGTGAAGGACAATCGCACCTATATCGCGCCGGCGGTGACCTGGAAGCCGACGAATGACACGACGCTGACCATTCTCGCCGACTATACCCGCGATCTGACCGGCAACGCCTTTCCGCTGTCGATGGCCCATGTGAGCGGCGGGAAGATCACCGGTATCACGGCGCTGCCGCTTTTCCTTGGCGATCCCAGCTACAACAAGTTCGACCAGGAGCAGGAGCGTGTCGGCTACCAGTTCGAGCATCGCTTCAGCAACAATCTGGTCTTCGAATCGAAGGCCCGCTACGGCCACACCGAACTCGACTATCGCTATCTGACGTTCATCGGAAGTCCGCTCGATACGACCACGGTCTTTCCGCGGCGTGCGGTGCGCATACAGGAGCAGGTCGAATCGCTGTCGACCGACAACCACCTGATCAGCAAGTTCAGCACGGGGCCGCTTCAGCATACGGTGGTCTCCGGCGTCGACTATCTGACGTTCAACATGACGGACCGGACTTATTCCGGAGCAGCGCCGCCGCTCAGCAAGCTCAATCCGGTGTACGACCAGGCCGTCGTCGTTCCGACTGCGCTCACCACCCCCTCGACGAACCAGACGATCGACCAGGTCGGCGTCTATGTGCAGGATCAGATGAAGATCCAGAACTGGATCTTCACGCTGGGTGGCCGGTACGACGCCTCGGAACAAAACACCTACGCCTTGGCGACCAACAAGACCACCGACACGAAGGACACGGCCTTCACCAAGCGGGGAGCCGTCTCCTACGTGTTCGATTCCGGTGTTGCGCCTTATTATAGCTACTCGGAATCCTTCCTGCCGACACCCAACACGAACTTTGCGGGAAACCCGTTCAAGCCGACGATGGCGCAGCAGCATGAGGTGGGCGTCAAGTATCAGCCGTCGCGAAACCTGCTGATGACCGTGGCGATCTACGACCTGACGCGGCAGAATTCGCTCACGTCCGATCCATCACATCTCGGCTTCTCGGTCCAGCTCGGCGAGGTGAACTCGCGCGGCATCGAGTTCGAGACGCTGGCGCAGATCATGCCCGGGCTGAACTTCGTGGCGACCTACACCAACCAGGATGTGAGGGTGACGCAGAGCACCGGGACCGACCTCGGCAAGGTGCCGACGCTCGTCGCCCGCCAGCTCGCATCGGCCTATGTCGACTACACGATCCAGGGCGGCACCTGGGACGGCTGGGGACTTGGCGGAGGCATCCGTTACAACGGACCGACCTTCGCCGACACGACCAACACAATCGTCAACGAGGGCTACGTCGTGCTGGATGCGGGCCTGCATTATCGTCAGCCGAAGGGCGTCAACCTGGCGCTGAACGTGAAGAACATCGCCGATCGCGTCACGCTTGCCTGCACGACGAATGGCGGTTGCCAATACACGAGCCCGCGCACCATCACGGGCACGGTCAGCTATCGCTGGTAG
- a CDS encoding HAD-IC family P-type ATPase — protein sequence MSRTESGGSAGLSETEARLRLQHEGYNELPRPERRTPLRIVLEVLREPMLALLLCGGLVYLLLGDLREALLLLAFGAISVVITIVQETRTERVLEALRELTSPRALVVRDGERRRIAGRDVVRGDLLVLAEGDRIPADAVLVSARDLAVDESLLTGESVPVRKQALKTPVAEASMTEKVALAEHRPGGDDLPFVYSGSLVVRGEGLAEVEATGPRSEIGKIGLSLHGLQSEPPRLQQQTARLVRLCFLGGAAISLAAVLLYGALRGDWLQAMLGGIAIGMSMLPEEFAVVLTVFMAMGAWRISKARVLTRRAAAIEVLGSATVLCTDKTGTLTQNRMSVAELRLRGGTSVRLVSSQPAPVGAEFFELARCSALASSPEPFDPMEKALHAFAQANLPEADETLHARTLIRTYGLRPELLAMTQVWQSSQGVFASAKGAPEAIARLCKLHGADQDAMRDAVAAMAKDGLRVLGVAAATCDGEALPSSQEGFSFRFLGLVGLADPLRPHVPEAVAECRSAGIRVVMITGDYPATAMAIAGQAGLDVNEVATGEQIRLADESGLEALVRNVNVFARVLPEQKLRIVQAMKRNGEIVAMTGDGVNDAPSLKAAHIGIAMGGRGTDVAREASSIVLLDDDFGSIVASIRLGRRIYDNLRKAMAFIFAVHVPIAGLALLPLVFGLPLVLGPVHIAFLELIIDPVCSLVFEAEREERDVMTRPPRRADAELFSWALVGWSVLQGVMAFALIAVIFVVALRSGIPPDEARTLAFIALVVCVVALVLVNRSFSASFLSAFFRPNPALLWIFLSIALVLAAALFWPPASSLFRFGPLHLDDLMVTLGAGLLVLTALELLKPVWGRRLRF from the coding sequence GTGAGCAGGACAGAAAGCGGCGGTTCGGCCGGGCTCAGCGAAACCGAGGCCCGGCTGCGGCTGCAACATGAAGGTTACAACGAGCTGCCTCGGCCCGAACGGCGCACGCCCCTGCGCATCGTGCTCGAGGTGCTGCGCGAGCCGATGCTCGCTCTCCTTCTGTGTGGCGGGCTGGTTTACCTGCTGCTCGGCGACCTCCGCGAGGCGCTGCTTCTCCTGGCATTCGGCGCCATCTCCGTCGTGATCACGATCGTGCAGGAAACCCGCACCGAGCGCGTGCTGGAGGCGTTGCGGGAGCTGACCAGTCCGCGAGCGCTCGTGGTCAGGGATGGCGAGCGGCGGCGGATCGCGGGCCGGGACGTCGTCCGCGGCGATCTCCTCGTCCTGGCCGAAGGCGATCGGATTCCGGCGGATGCGGTACTCGTCAGTGCGCGTGATCTGGCGGTCGATGAGTCCCTGCTGACCGGAGAGTCGGTCCCGGTTCGCAAGCAGGCCCTCAAGACGCCGGTCGCCGAGGCTTCCATGACTGAAAAGGTCGCCTTGGCCGAACATCGCCCGGGCGGCGATGACCTGCCGTTCGTGTATTCGGGCTCGCTGGTCGTGCGAGGCGAGGGCCTCGCCGAGGTCGAGGCCACCGGCCCTCGCAGCGAGATCGGGAAGATCGGACTGTCGCTGCATGGTTTGCAGTCGGAGCCGCCGCGGCTGCAGCAGCAGACCGCACGGCTCGTACGGCTTTGCTTTCTCGGCGGCGCGGCGATCAGCCTGGCGGCTGTCCTGCTTTACGGAGCGTTGCGCGGGGATTGGCTGCAGGCAATGCTCGGAGGCATCGCGATCGGCATGTCCATGCTGCCTGAGGAGTTTGCCGTCGTGCTCACGGTGTTCATGGCCATGGGCGCCTGGCGGATCTCCAAGGCGCGGGTGCTGACGCGGCGCGCGGCCGCGATCGAGGTGCTCGGCTCCGCCACGGTGCTGTGCACCGACAAGACCGGCACGTTGACGCAGAACCGGATGTCGGTCGCGGAGCTGAGGCTACGCGGCGGGACGAGCGTCCGCCTCGTGTCTTCGCAGCCGGCGCCCGTGGGAGCGGAGTTTTTCGAGCTGGCGCGTTGCAGTGCTCTGGCGAGCTCGCCCGAACCGTTCGATCCGATGGAGAAGGCCCTGCACGCGTTCGCGCAGGCGAACCTGCCGGAGGCTGATGAAACCCTGCATGCTCGGACCTTGATCCGCACCTACGGCCTGCGTCCCGAACTGCTGGCGATGACCCAGGTTTGGCAATCGTCCCAAGGAGTGTTCGCCTCGGCCAAAGGTGCTCCCGAAGCGATTGCGCGCCTCTGCAAGTTGCATGGTGCGGACCAGGACGCGATGCGGGATGCGGTCGCGGCGATGGCCAAGGACGGTCTTCGCGTGCTCGGCGTGGCCGCCGCGACCTGCGACGGCGAGGCCCTGCCGAGCTCGCAGGAAGGTTTTTCGTTTCGCTTCCTCGGTCTGGTCGGGTTGGCCGATCCGCTTCGTCCGCATGTCCCCGAGGCGGTGGCCGAATGTCGTTCGGCCGGCATCCGCGTCGTCATGATCACGGGCGACTATCCGGCGACCGCCATGGCGATCGCCGGGCAGGCCGGGCTCGACGTCAACGAGGTCGCGACCGGTGAGCAGATCAGGCTCGCGGACGAGAGCGGGCTGGAGGCCCTCGTCAGGAACGTGAACGTGTTCGCGCGGGTCCTGCCGGAGCAGAAGCTGCGGATCGTTCAGGCGATGAAGCGCAACGGCGAGATCGTCGCGATGACCGGCGACGGCGTCAACGACGCGCCGTCCCTGAAGGCGGCCCATATCGGGATCGCGATGGGTGGCCGCGGCACCGATGTCGCCCGCGAGGCATCCTCGATCGTCCTGCTCGACGACGATTTCGGCTCCATCGTCGCATCCATCCGGCTGGGGCGCCGAATCTACGACAATCTCCGCAAGGCGATGGCCTTCATTTTCGCCGTCCACGTTCCGATCGCGGGGCTCGCCCTGCTGCCGCTGGTTTTCGGGCTGCCTCTGGTTCTCGGGCCCGTTCACATTGCATTTCTGGAGCTGATCATCGACCCGGTCTGCTCGCTCGTGTTCGAAGCCGAGCGGGAGGAGCGCGATGTCATGACGCGCCCGCCGCGGCGAGCCGATGCGGAACTGTTCTCGTGGGCTTTGGTCGGCTGGAGCGTTCTTCAAGGCGTCATGGCCTTTGCCTTGATCGCGGTGATTTTCGTCGTTGCGCTTCGTTCCGGTATTCCACCCGACGAGGCGCGCACGCTGGCTTTCATCGCGCTGGTCGTCTGCGTCGTCGCGCTGGTGCTGGTCAACCGGTCCTTCAGCGCGTCGTTCTTGTCGGCGTTCTTCCGTCCGAATCCGGCTTTGCTCTGGATATTCCTGTCGATCGCGCTCGTTCTGGCCGCGGCCCTGTTCTGGCCGCCGGCGTCCAGTCTGTTCCGGTTCGGTCCCCTGCACCTGGACGATCTGATGGTCACGCTCGGCGCAGGATTGCTGGTACTCACGGCGCTCGAACTGCTGAAGCCGGTTTGGGGCCGGCGGTTGCGATTCTAG